In Brachypodium distachyon strain Bd21 chromosome 2, Brachypodium_distachyon_v3.0, whole genome shotgun sequence, one genomic interval encodes:
- the LOC100835226 gene encoding uroporphyrinogen decarboxylase 1, chloroplastic, with protein sequence MSPTTSATATAFLSTAPASSSSTYRRRSRLPAISASLPSSLSEEPLLIRAARGEDGLPRPPAWMMRQAGRYMASYQALSKRHPSFRERSENTDLIVEITLQPWHAFAPDGVILFSDILTPLPAIGVPFDISESKGPVIQSPVRTEEQVRELVPIDLDKLQFVGESLKILRSEIDGKAALLGFVGAPWTIATYVVEGGMTNTYTNIKRMCHTAPNVLRGLLSHLAEAISDYIIYQVNSGAQCIQIFDSWGGQLPPHVWEQWSKPYIKQIVNKIKTKCPHVPLVLYINGNGGLLERMKDIGVDVIGLDWTVDMADGRRRVGDGISVQGNVDPAYLFSPLPVLTDEIHRVVKSAGPKGHILNLGHGVLVKTPEEAVAHFFDVTRSLRYDTIFQGHVTEELQHV encoded by the exons ATGTCCCCGACGACCTCCGCCACGGCCACCGCCTTCCTCTCCACGGCGCCGGCCTCTTCATCCTCCACCTACCGCCGGCGTAGCCGTCTCCCCGCCATCTCCGCCTCCCTCCCGTCCTCCTTGTCCG AAGAGCCGCTGCTGATACGCGCGGCGAGGGGCGAGGATgggctgccgcggccgccggcgtggaTGATGCGCCAGGCGGGGCGGTACATGGCATCTTACCAGGCGCTGTCCAAGCGCCACCCGTCGTTCCGGGAGCGGTCCGAGAACACCGACCTCATCGTTGAAATCACACTGCAGCCCTGGCACGCCTTCGCACCAGACGGCGTCATCCTTTTCTCGGACATACTCACGCCGCTGCCGGCAATTGGGGTGCCATTCGATATATCGGAATCCAAGGGACCGGTGATCCAGTCGCCCGTGCGGACGGAGGAGCAGGTTAGGGAGCTTGTCCCCATAGATCTCGATAAGCTCCAGTTCGTCGGGGAGTCGCTCAAGATTCTGCGCAGCGAG ATTGATGGAAAAGCTGCTTTGCTAGGATTCGTGGGGGCCCCATGGACAATTGCAACATATGTTGTTGAAGGGGGGATGACCAACACTTATACAAATATAAAGCGCATGTGCCACACTGCACCAAATGTCTTGAGGGGCCTTCTCTCTCACCTTGCAGAAGCAATATCTGACTATATTATCTACCAAGTAAACTCTGGTGCTCAATGTATACAGATATTTGATTCATGGGGTGGGCAACTTCCACCTCATGTGTGGGAGCAATGGTCAAAACCATATATCAAACAG ATTGTAAATAAGATCAAGACAAAATGCCCGCATGTACCACTTGTGCTGTATATAAATGGAAATGGGGGGTTGCTCGAGCGCATGAAGGACATAGGGGTTGATGTTATTGGGCTTGACTGGACAGTGGACATGGCAGATGGGAGGAGGCGCGTTGGTGATGGAATTAGTGTTCAAGGGAATGTGGACCCAGCATATCTATTTTCCCCATTACCAGTGTTGACTGATGAAATTCATAG GGTTGTGAAATCAGCTGGTCCGAAAGGTCATATACTTAATTTGGGCCATGGTGTTCTTGTAAAAACACCAGAAGAAGCTGTAGCGCATTTCTTTGATGTCACGAGGAGCTTGAGATATGACACCATTTTCCAGGGTCATGTCACTGAAGAATTGCAGCATGTTTGA